The sequence TTGATAAAGTCTGAGCCTGCGTGACGTCGGATAGCTCATGAGATTGAATCATTTATGAAAATAGTCATCGCCCCGGACTCTTATAAAGAAAGTTTATCCGCGCTAGAGGTTGCGGTGCAGATTGAAGCGGGTTTTCGCACCCAGTTTCCTGACGCGCAATATATCAAGTTGCCAGTTGCTGATGGTGGCGAAGGCACGGTTGAAGCGATGGTCGCGGCGACGGCCGGTAGGATTATCAAGGTTGATGTGACCGGCCCGTTAGGTGATAACGTCGATGCTTTTTATGGTATCTCCGGTGATGAGCAGTGCGCATTTATTGAAATGGCTGCCGCCAGCGGGCTAGAACTGGTGCCACTGGCGCAGCGCAATCCACTGAAAACCACCTCCTATGGCACGGGTGAACTGATTCTTCATGCGCTGAATCAGGGGGTGAAACATATCATCATCGGTATCGGTGGCAGTGCCACCAATGATGGCGGCGCAGGTATGGTGCAGGCACTTGGGGTTAAGCTGCTGAATAAGCAGGGCCAACAGCTAGGTTTTGGGGGGGGGAACTGGCTGAACTGGATGTGATTGATACTACCGCCCTCGACCCGCGGATTCAGCAGTGTCAAATCGATGTTGCCTGTGATGTCACCAATCCGCTGACGGGCAGTGAAGGGGCCTCGGCTGTTTTTGGGCCACAGAAAGGCGCGACAGCTGACATGATCACCTCGTTGGATGAGGGGCTGTTGCACTACGCCGGTGTGATTAAACGTTATTTGGATATTGACGTTGATCAGGTCGAAGGGGCGGGGGCTGCGGGTGGGTTAGGTGCGGGGCTGCTCGCATTTTGTGGGGCGAGCTTGAGTCCTGGCATCGATATTGTGACGGATGCCCTAGGTCTGGACGCGCTGGTTCGCGACGCAACTTTTGTGATTACCGGCGAGGGGCGTATCGACAGCCAAACCATTCACGGCAAGGTGCCCGTTGGGGTCGCCAGAGTTGCCAAGCGCTATAACAAACCGGTGATTGGTATTGCCGGTAGTCTGACCGACGATGTCGATGTGGTGTACGAGCATGGCCTGGATGCGGTATTTAGTGTGATCTACACTATTTGCACCCTAGAGCAGGCGCTGGATAGTGCCGCTGATAATGTGTTCAGGGCCGCGCGGAACATTGCCGCGACACTGGCGATTGGCATGGCAGCGGGCAAAGACTAATTTTCTGTCGAGCAGGGCTGACGATCGATTGGCCCTGACCGCCGGATAGCTCAACATTTTCCCGCAACACCTCACCTGCATTCGCCATTTTTGTGACCCTCACCGCAACTCTCTCTCTTTGTGATGCAAGTTGGGCATTTGTCCAATGTAATCCCCCATCAGACCTCATATGCTAATGCATCAGCCCAAACTGAGGCCCTCTTATGAGTGTATATAATCTTGATCCCCGGCTAGCCCAGGAGATAGTTACCCGTACCATGAAGATCATTGATACCAATATTAATGTGATGGATGGTAAAGGGAGAATCATTGGCAGCGGCGATGAAGAGCGCCTCGGTGAGCTGCATGAAGGGGCGCTATTGTCGCTCTCTCATGGTCGGATCGTCGATATTGATGACGCTGTTGCCCGCCAACTACATGGCGTCAGGCCGGGGATCAACCTGCCGCTGCGCCTCGAGGGTGAGATAGTCGGCGTGATTGGTTTGACCGGTAATCCGGGCCAATTGCGCCAATATGGCGAACTGGTGTGTATGGCCGCAGAAATGATGATGGAGCAGGCGCGATTAGTGCATTTGCTGGCGCAAGATAGCCGCCTGCGTGAAGAGCTGGTACTCAACCTAATTCGTACTGAAGAGATATCACCCGCGCTGATTGAATGGGCGCAGCGCCTTGGGGTCGATATTAATGAGCCGCGCGTGGTGGCGGTGGTGGATGTGGACAGCGGCCAGTTGAGTGTCGATAGCGCAATGTCAGAACTGCAGGAGCTACAAACGCTACTGACGACGCCGGAGCGCAACAACCTGATTGCGATTGTGTCCCTGACCGAAATGGTGGTGCTGAAACCGGCGCTGAACAGCCATGGCCGCTGGGATGCCATCGACCACCGGCGGCGGATGGAGTCGTTGCTCTCTCGCATGACGGAACGAGGCCGCCTGCGGGTGCGGCTCTCATTGGGGAACTTCTTTACCGGCCCCGGCAGCATTGCCCGCTCATACCGCACTGCCCGCACCACAATGGCGGTGGGCAAACAGCGGCTGCCGGAGCAGCGCAGCTACTACTATCAGGATCTGGTGTTGCCAGTTCTGCTAGACAGTTTGCGCGGCGGCTGGCAAGCCAATGAGTTGGCCCTGCCGTTAGCCAAATTGCGGGCCATGGACAGTAATGGCCTGCTGCGCCGCACCCTGGCCTGCTGGTTTCGCCACAACGTGCAACCCACTGCCACGGCAAAAGCGCTGTTTATTCACCGCAACACCCTGGAGTATCGGCTGAATCGTATTTCGGAGCTGACGGGGCTGGATTTGGCGAATTTCGACGATCGCCTATTGCTGTATGTGGCCTTGCAGTTGGGTGAGCAAGAGTAGTGGCGTGAAGAGCGGCAAAATGGGGGCAAAAAATGGCCGGATGAGTGACCCGGCCAGCTGGCGATGCGGAAAGTGTTAGGTCACAGGCGCTGGGTTAAACACCGCCAAGGCATTGCGCAGCCCCCATTGATCTGACCAGGTGCGTTTGCGGTCGCTGGCAATATCCAGAATTAATTCAAATAATTGCTGACCGACCTCTTCGATTGTTGCATCACCGGTAGCAATGGTTCCGGCATCAATATCCATCAAATCATGCCAGCGATTGGCCAGATCGGTGCGTGTTGCCATTTTGATCACCGGCACCGCGGCTAAACCATATGGTGTGCCGCGCCCGGTGGTAAACACCTGCACAGTAATGCCAGACGCCAGTTGCTGTGTGCCGCAGACGAAATCACTGGCGGGTGTGGCAGCAAAGATCAATCCACGTTGAGTTGGGCGTTGGCCCGGCGAGAGCACTTCCGCAATGGCGCTGCGGCCCGATTTGGCAATTGAACCCAATGCTTTTTCAACCACGTTAGCCAGCCCGCCCTTTTTGTTACCCGGCGAAGGGTTGGCGCTACGGTCAGTTTTACCGGTTTCGAGATAGTCGTCGTACCATTTCATCTCTTCGAGCAGCCTTCTACCCACCTCTTCGTTAACGGCGCGTGGTGTTAGCAAGTGGATGGCATCGCGGACTTCGGTCACTTCCGAGAACATGACGGTTGCCCCGCAGCGCACCAGCAAGTCAGAGGCGTAGCCTACCGCGGGGTTAGCGGTCACACCGGAAAAAGCATCGCTGCCGCCACACTGCATACCTACCACCAGATCAGAGGCC comes from Yersinia bercovieri ATCC 43970 and encodes:
- a CDS encoding CdaR family transcriptional regulator: MSVYNLDPRLAQEIVTRTMKIIDTNINVMDGKGRIIGSGDEERLGELHEGALLSLSHGRIVDIDDAVARQLHGVRPGINLPLRLEGEIVGVIGLTGNPGQLRQYGELVCMAAEMMMEQARLVHLLAQDSRLREELVLNLIRTEEISPALIEWAQRLGVDINEPRVVAVVDVDSGQLSVDSAMSELQELQTLLTTPERNNLIAIVSLTEMVVLKPALNSHGRWDAIDHRRRMESLLSRMTERGRLRVRLSLGNFFTGPGSIARSYRTARTTMAVGKQRLPEQRSYYYQDLVLPVLLDSLRGGWQANELALPLAKLRAMDSNGLLRRTLACWFRHNVQPTATAKALFIHRNTLEYRLNRISELTGLDLANFDDRLLLYVALQLGEQE